CTTTTCCCACAGGAGGAATTCCGGTCTGCTTTTTATCTTTCACCTGGTGAAGACGGAGTGTGCAGGTGACTTCTTTCCCGGAGATCTTTTTGAGCTCTTTCAGAAATTTAAAATAATCATTTCGTGTTCCGGCCGTCCAGTCACAGTCGATCTGAATTTCACTGTTTGTTTTCAGCTGATATTCTTCCGTTTTCTTTTGAATTAAAAGATGAATACTTTCCGCAAGAAACCTGATCTCTTCTGCGGAAATACTCAGGAATGTCTGATTGGTAATGAAAACCGTTGGGACTATCTGTTTATTTGTCTGAAAACTCTTGTCTTTTGTGATGACAGCCACCGGCTGAAATTTTCCGTTCACTTTATCTACATCAAAAAATCTGGTATATAAGTAAGGAACGGTTGCCTGGTCTAAGGTTTTCTTTTCTTCGCGGTCCAGCTTTAGATTGGTTTTCCAATAATAAAATGTGTAAGGATGATTCTCTTTCCTGTTGCATGATACAACGAGAAAAAGAAGAAATAGAAGTAAAATTTTAATTTTTTTCATTGGTATAAATCGCTCTTGCCATCAGAATTCATTTCAGTCATATCAGAAACAGAGCAGCTACAAAATATAAAATGCTGATGCACAGAATCACTGGGCTGAAAATAATTTTCGTCAATTATTTTTTCAAAAATAAAGATATTTAGGGAGAATATAAACCGTAAAATCCCGGTGATTGGTTATTGATTGGGGAATTTTATAATTTGAAGGATGGTTTCCCAAAATATGAAAACCACCCCAAATAAGGAGTGGCTTTCCATATATTATTTTACTGCTTATACAATTCACTTTCACACTTACAGGTTTCTTTGTCGATACTCTCCCTGGAAGAGCAGCAGCCATCAAGATGTAAGATGTTTCCCTTTTCATCGGTAAGGTAAATTTTATCTTTGTCAAATTTTACCAAAAAAGTCTCTTCGTATTTCTTGAAAACTACTTTCATTACTTTATTTGGAGCATATTTTCCGGCATTTACTTCCTCTTTTGTTTCTTCTCCGTCAGCCTGATTTATTTGAACATATCCAAAATGAACGTCACCATTCTTTTTAATATCCATATAGTAGTGAGGAGTACCGGTACCGCTATATCCTTTCATAATATCAAAACTTCTGTGTCCTGTAAAAGGAAGCTTTACTTCTTGAGCCAATGTAAAAATACTGATACACAGAATGAGTAAACTGAAAATCTTTTTCATATTTTTTTTTTTCAAAAATAAATATATTTAATCAATAATAGATACCGTAAAAACCCGGTTATTAAGCGCATTGAAATTTCTATAATTCGACAGGGTGGCTTCTCAACATAACTATAAAAAACCACCCGCAAAGGAGTGGCTTTTATAATTTAGTTAAATTCAGATTAAAAAACGGTTGCTGCAAGCTGGATTCTGGCATATTTGTTAGACGGATTCCACATGGCCATCATTGATACAGGAAGACTGTAGTGATCTGTGATCTTAACCACTTTTCCTGCTTTTACACCTACATTTACAATATCGAAGCTGTTTTTGCCGTTACCATACAAAAAGGTTTTGTCATTAAGGGCAAATCCGGCTCCTACAAAAGCATCCAGGTTTACTTTCTGACCACTGATGACAGGATAACTTGCCTGAACATACGTAGAGTATCTGTTTTTCTTATAACTTCCGTCAGCTTCCAGAATGACTTCTCCCGCATTGGCTCCTCCATACAGCATAATGTCAGCTTCAATATTGATCGGAAAAGAAGGCCCGAAAGTATAATTTGTTCTTAAATCAATAATATGGGCTGTTCTTCTCTGTGAATAGCTGAAGATATCATCAGCGGCCACTGCAGTATTGATATTTCTGGAGTTATAAAGATCCCATAATCCAATATAAAAACGCCTGTCAGAATACTGGACATAGTAATTGATCTCCTTATAATGGGTATTGTCTTTGTCATCCGCTAATGCAGAAGCTCCCCATATTCCCACTTTCCATTTCTTATCCGCATCCAAAGCATATGAAAGGTTTCCCATCACAACAGGTTTGTCTGTAATAATAAGCCCTCTCCATAAGTGATTGTTCTGAATATTGGCTGTAAAATCAAGCCTTCCTTCTTTGGTTTCCTTGGCTTCACCATTTTCCTGTGAAAATAATCTTCCTGTGCCTATAGCAAGAAGAAAGATTCCCTTTAAGATTTTTTTCATCATTTGTTTTATTTTAAAAATCCATATATAACTGCTGCGATAATAGCTCCTGTAATTGGGCCTATAACAGGAATCCAGGCATATCCCCAATCACTGCTTCCTTTTACAGGTAAGATGGCGTGCATGATTCTTGGGGCAAGATCTCTCGCGGGGTTGATCGCGTATCCTGTGGTTCCACCAAGAGATAAACCTATTACCCATACAAGAAAGGTAACGGGAATAGCCCCTACAGTACCTAATCCTACTTTTGCGGTTGGATCTGCCTGTAAAGAAATACTTGGGTCAGAAAAATGAAAAATAACAAACACCAGAACAAATGTTCCAATAATCTCACTGATCAGATTAGAAGATGTTTTCCTGATAGCCGGACCAGTACTGAAGCAGGCCAGTTTAGCCCCTTCATCTTCTGTAATCGCAAAATGATCTTTGTGGAACAGCCATACTAAAAATGCACCCAGCATTCCTCCTATCATTTGAGCTGCGATATAGGACGGAACAAGGTCCCAGGAAAATTTTCCTGCGATAGCCAGACCAATGGTTACAGCTGGATTCAGGTGGGCACCACTTATTGGCCCTGCAACAGTTACCCCCACAAAAACGGCTAGTGCCCATGCGGTTGTAATAACAATCCATCCGGAATTATTTCCTTTCGTATCTTTCAAGACAACATTGGCTACAACACCGTTGCCTAATAATATAAGAAGCATCGTCCCGATAACTTCTGCGATAAATGGGGTCATATAAGTTTTTTTTGATAAGTAAATTAATCTTCTATCCAGCTTTGAGAACGTGATACAGCTCTTCTCCATGAGTGTACCATTTTATCAACATGTTCTTTTTCCAACTGAGGATGGAAATCTTTATCAACAATCCATTGAGACTGAATTTCAGCTACATCTTTCCAGTATCCTACAGCAAGGCCGGCAAGGTAGGCTGCTCCTAATGCTGTTGTTTCAAGTGTTTTAGGGCGTATGATTTTAAAGCCGAAGAGGTCAGACTGTATCTGCATCAGAAGATCACTTGCAGAGGCACCACCGTCTACTCTTAATTCAAGGCTTGCCCTTCCGGAATCTGCTTCCATGGCTTTTACAATATCATAAACCTGAAATGCAATTCCTTCCAGTGTTGCTCTGGCGATATGTCCGTCAGTAGTACCGCGGGTGATTCCTACAATAGTTCCACGGGCATACTGGTCCCAATGAGGAGCACCAAGCCCTGTTAATGCAGGAACGAAATAAACACCGCCATTATCTTCTACAGATGCAGCCAGTTCGTTCACCTGATCAGAAGAATGAATAATTTTAAGGCCATCTCTCAGCCATTGAATAGCCGCGCCTCCTACAAATACGCTTCCTTCGAGTGCATAGTTCACCTCTCCATTGATTTTCCAGGCTACTGTAGTAAGAAGATTGTTTTTAGAAGAAACTGCTTCAGTTCCTGTATTCATCAACAAGAAACATCCTGTTCCATAGGTATTTTTTACCATTCCCGGAGTGGTACACATTTGCCCGAATAAAGCGGCTTGTTGGTCACCTGCAATTCCGGCAATCGGGATTTTGGTAGAGAAGAGAGTAGTGGCAGTTTCGCCATATATTTCACTGCTTTGTTTTACTGCGGGAAGAATAGCTTTCGGAATGTTGAATAATTCTAATAAATCATTATCCCATTCTAAGGTATGGATGTTGAGAAGCATTGTTCTGCTGGCATTGGAAACGTCCGTGATAAACATTTTTCCGCGGGTAAGTTTCCAGACAAGCCAGGTATCAACAGTTCCGAAACATAATTTTCCTTCTTCCGCCTTTTGTCTGGCTCCTTCTACATTATCAAGAATCCATTTTAGTTTGGTCGCTGAAAAGTAAGCATCCAGAACAAGTCCTGTTTTTTCTTTGATCATTTCCGCGTGTCCTTGTTCTTTCAGTTCATCACAGTATTTTGAGGTTCTGCGATCTTGCCATACGATAGCATTGTAAATGGGTTCCCCGGTTTCTTTGTCCCAAACGATTGTAGTTTCACGTTGATTTGTAATACCGATCGCAGCAACTTCCAGTCCGGAGATACCTGCTTTCGCTATACTTTCTGCAGCTACAGAGATTTGTGATGACCAGATTTCGTTGGGATCGTGCTCTACCCAGCCTGGGGTAGGGAATATCTGTTCGAAA
The window above is part of the Chryseobacterium sp. MA9 genome. Proteins encoded here:
- a CDS encoding MIP/aquaporin family protein, which encodes MTPFIAEVIGTMLLILLGNGVVANVVLKDTKGNNSGWIVITTAWALAVFVGVTVAGPISGAHLNPAVTIGLAIAGKFSWDLVPSYIAAQMIGGMLGAFLVWLFHKDHFAITEDEGAKLACFSTGPAIRKTSSNLISEIIGTFVLVFVIFHFSDPSISLQADPTAKVGLGTVGAIPVTFLVWVIGLSLGGTTGYAINPARDLAPRIMHAILPVKGSSDWGYAWIPVIGPITGAIIAAVIYGFLK
- the glpK gene encoding glycerol kinase GlpK — encoded protein: MNEKLILALDQGTTSSRAILFNHSGEIKYVSQKDFEQIFPTPGWVEHDPNEIWSSQISVAAESIAKAGISGLEVAAIGITNQRETTIVWDKETGEPIYNAIVWQDRRTSKYCDELKEQGHAEMIKEKTGLVLDAYFSATKLKWILDNVEGARQKAEEGKLCFGTVDTWLVWKLTRGKMFITDVSNASRTMLLNIHTLEWDNDLLELFNIPKAILPAVKQSSEIYGETATTLFSTKIPIAGIAGDQQAALFGQMCTTPGMVKNTYGTGCFLLMNTGTEAVSSKNNLLTTVAWKINGEVNYALEGSVFVGGAAIQWLRDGLKIIHSSDQVNELAASVEDNGGVYFVPALTGLGAPHWDQYARGTIVGITRGTTDGHIARATLEGIAFQVYDIVKAMEADSGRASLELRVDGGASASDLLMQIQSDLFGFKIIRPKTLETTALGAAYLAGLAVGYWKDVAEIQSQWIVDKDFHPQLEKEHVDKMVHSWRRAVSRSQSWIED